A section of the Gloeobacter violaceus PCC 7421 genome encodes:
- a CDS encoding bifunctional pantoate--beta-alanine ligase/(d)CMP kinase, which produces MKVVETVARLEAFRRARAPVAGVEMGLVMTMGALHEGHRSLIARARRENTVLVVSIFVNPTQFGSSEDLSRYPRPLEADLELCRHEGVDLVFAPPESELYPLGSGTKVVPDPALTEVMCGLSRPGHFSGVATVVAKVMNLVQPVRAYFGQKDAQQVAVIKSVCCDLNIGGRIVVCPTVHDPDGLALSSRNVYLSSAQRSTALALPRALDKAAHLWAGGERQASELERAVRSVLASEPGLEIEYVAAVDPERLAPRQDNAGPVLVAAAVRVGSTRLIDNVVLGQHHERRPIIAIDGPAGAGKSTLARRLAQRLGFLYIDTGAMYRAVTWRAMQERIDPLDGERLSALTRAVRIRLAPGYQSAFPTRVWVDGEEVTRAVRDEAVSLHVSAVSSHPGVRSELVAQQRRIGEAGGVILDGRDIGTHVFSRAELKIYLTASVEERALRRADDLKAKGLPVPDIEVLKEQIRSRDNQDMSRAYAPLRKADDAIEVNTDTFTVQDTLDRLLALYRDKVGGSV; this is translated from the coding sequence GTGAAAGTCGTCGAAACCGTGGCCAGGCTCGAAGCGTTCCGGCGGGCGCGCGCCCCGGTCGCCGGCGTGGAGATGGGGCTGGTGATGACGATGGGGGCGTTGCACGAAGGCCACCGCAGCTTGATCGCCCGCGCTCGCCGTGAGAACACTGTGCTGGTGGTCAGTATCTTTGTCAATCCCACCCAGTTCGGGTCGAGCGAAGACCTGAGCCGCTACCCGCGGCCCCTGGAAGCCGATCTTGAACTCTGCCGCCACGAAGGGGTGGATCTCGTCTTTGCGCCGCCGGAGTCCGAACTCTACCCGCTGGGTTCCGGCACCAAAGTAGTACCGGATCCGGCCCTCACCGAGGTGATGTGCGGACTCTCGCGCCCAGGCCACTTCAGCGGTGTGGCCACCGTCGTGGCCAAGGTGATGAACTTGGTGCAGCCGGTGCGCGCCTACTTCGGCCAGAAAGACGCCCAGCAGGTGGCGGTGATCAAGTCCGTCTGCTGCGATCTCAATATCGGCGGTCGCATCGTCGTCTGCCCGACCGTGCACGATCCGGATGGCCTTGCCCTGAGTTCCCGCAATGTCTATTTGAGTTCTGCGCAACGGAGCACCGCCCTCGCTTTGCCCCGCGCCCTCGACAAAGCGGCCCATCTGTGGGCAGGGGGCGAGCGGCAGGCGAGCGAACTGGAGCGCGCCGTCCGTTCGGTGCTCGCAAGCGAACCGGGCCTGGAGATCGAATACGTGGCGGCGGTGGATCCCGAGCGGCTCGCTCCCCGTCAGGACAACGCGGGACCGGTGCTGGTGGCGGCGGCGGTGCGGGTCGGATCCACGCGTCTGATCGACAACGTCGTGCTGGGTCAGCACCACGAGCGCCGGCCGATTATCGCCATCGACGGACCCGCCGGAGCGGGCAAATCGACGCTCGCCCGCCGCCTGGCCCAGCGGCTCGGGTTTCTCTATATCGACACGGGGGCGATGTACCGGGCGGTCACCTGGAGGGCCATGCAGGAGCGAATCGATCCCCTCGATGGGGAGCGGCTCAGCGCCCTGACCCGGGCGGTGCGCATCCGGCTTGCCCCCGGCTACCAGAGTGCCTTTCCCACCCGGGTGTGGGTGGATGGCGAAGAAGTGACCCGGGCGGTGCGCGATGAGGCGGTGTCGCTGCACGTGAGCGCCGTGTCTTCCCATCCGGGGGTGCGCAGCGAACTGGTTGCCCAGCAGCGCCGCATCGGCGAAGCGGGGGGGGTCATCCTTGACGGCCGCGACATCGGCACCCACGTCTTTTCCCGGGCGGAACTGAAAATTTATCTGACCGCCTCCGTCGAGGAGCGGGCGCTGCGCCGCGCGGACGACCTGAAGGCCAAAGGTTTGCCGGTACCCGATATCGAAGTGCTCAAAGAGCAGATCCGCAGCCGCGACAACCAGGATATGAGCCGCGCCTACGCCCCCTTGCGCAAGGCAGACGACGCCATCGAGGTCAACACCGACACCTTCACAGTCCAGGACACCCTCGACCGTTTGCTCGCCCTCTACCGCGACAAAGTGGGAGGCAGCGTCTGA
- a CDS encoding thiazole synthase, translating into MIQTQSPPDALQIANRSFRSRLMTGTGKYRSFEVMRAAVAASGSEIVTVAVRRVQEGVPGHGGLGQELNWQKLWMLPNTAGAKSAEEAVRYAHFGREMAKILGQEDNHWVKLEVIPETKYLLPDPLGTLQAAETLIKQGFTVLPYINADFHLARRLWEMGCATVMPLGSPIGSGQGLQNAAAIALIIAESPVPVVVDAGIRTPSEACRAMEMGAAALLINTAIAQAEEPIAMGRAMGLATEAGRLAHQAGAIPVKTYASASSPLTGLVGSAVGS; encoded by the coding sequence GTGATCCAGACCCAATCGCCGCCCGATGCGCTGCAGATTGCCAATCGCTCCTTCCGCTCGCGGCTGATGACCGGCACCGGCAAATATCGCTCCTTCGAGGTGATGCGCGCCGCCGTCGCCGCTTCTGGAAGCGAAATTGTCACCGTCGCTGTGCGGCGGGTGCAGGAGGGTGTGCCGGGCCACGGCGGCCTCGGCCAGGAACTCAATTGGCAAAAACTCTGGATGCTGCCCAACACCGCCGGGGCGAAGAGCGCCGAAGAAGCGGTGCGCTACGCCCACTTCGGCCGCGAGATGGCGAAGATCCTGGGCCAGGAGGACAACCACTGGGTGAAGCTCGAGGTGATCCCCGAGACCAAGTACCTGCTGCCCGACCCCCTCGGCACCTTGCAGGCGGCGGAGACGCTCATCAAACAGGGCTTCACGGTGCTGCCCTATATCAACGCCGATTTTCACCTGGCCCGGCGGCTCTGGGAGATGGGCTGCGCCACGGTGATGCCTTTGGGTTCTCCCATCGGCTCCGGCCAGGGCCTTCAAAACGCGGCGGCCATTGCGCTCATTATTGCCGAATCGCCGGTGCCGGTGGTGGTGGACGCGGGCATCCGCACACCTTCGGAGGCTTGCCGGGCGATGGAGATGGGAGCGGCGGCGCTGCTGATCAACACCGCCATCGCCCAGGCCGAAGAGCCCATCGCCATGGGCCGTGCGATGGGCCTGGCCACCGAGGCGGGCCGGCTTGCCCATCAGGCGGGGGCCATCCCGGTCAAAACCTACGCCAGCGCCAGTTCGCCGCTTACGGGACTGGTGGGGAGCGCTGTCGGCAGTTGA
- a CDS encoding MBL fold metallo-hydrolase translates to MGKRWVAFGLGLAGSLAAVAAVAQQVNSTASEQSLRRARAVLDAGIEALGGPQVLEKSRRITLKEVGHSLNAYQSANPEPPYSKTAYEEVTVIDYKDGRLFNEQKSAFPGIVVWNRTIIDGQNGYNLDMRAKTAVAIADPSIAANRAIVRKLPHLLLREARNRVDTLRWVGEDDFGGKKQQVITYARDDGRQLALYFDAQTRLLTKSDFLYTDPAVGDSRSEFVYPGYREVEGVKVPTGRSFYNAGEPIQTTEYTQVQFGQAVSDAQVAIPANFNKAPAPTPDGEKLTQLGDGVYLLENAALNYNTLFVAFEEYVLVVDAPEPLPYSAHTSRVIERIKKTVPGKPIQYLVLTHHHADHTGGVRTYIAEGTTVVTTPGNRGAIEKLMAGRYTIAPDEFARKPQPLKLETIEGKKRVFRDGKRIVEFYDIGPNPHAQEMVVAWLPKEKILFQADLINVNAGGTVPPAQEATISLAQRLAQLGITPERIACVHGRTITAQELRASLVQARDDG, encoded by the coding sequence ATGGGAAAAAGGTGGGTCGCGTTCGGCTTGGGCCTGGCAGGCTCGCTCGCGGCGGTGGCGGCGGTGGCGCAGCAGGTCAATTCGACGGCTTCGGAGCAGTCTTTGCGGCGGGCAAGGGCGGTGCTCGATGCGGGGATCGAAGCGCTGGGCGGGCCGCAGGTCCTGGAGAAGAGCCGCCGCATCACCCTCAAGGAAGTGGGCCACAGCCTGAACGCCTACCAGAGCGCGAATCCTGAGCCCCCTTACAGCAAAACCGCCTACGAGGAAGTGACCGTTATCGACTACAAGGACGGCCGATTGTTCAATGAACAAAAGTCGGCTTTTCCCGGAATTGTCGTCTGGAACCGGACGATCATCGACGGCCAGAATGGCTACAACCTGGACATGCGGGCCAAAACGGCGGTGGCGATTGCCGACCCGTCAATTGCCGCCAACCGCGCCATCGTGCGCAAATTGCCCCATTTGCTTTTGCGGGAAGCCCGTAACCGCGTCGATACCTTGCGCTGGGTCGGAGAAGACGACTTTGGGGGCAAAAAACAGCAGGTGATCACCTACGCCCGCGACGACGGCCGCCAGCTTGCCCTCTACTTCGATGCTCAGACCCGTTTGCTCACCAAGAGCGATTTTTTGTATACCGACCCGGCGGTGGGCGACTCGCGCTCCGAATTCGTCTATCCGGGCTACCGGGAGGTAGAAGGCGTCAAAGTGCCCACCGGCCGTTCCTTCTATAACGCCGGCGAGCCGATTCAAACGACCGAGTACACCCAGGTGCAATTCGGCCAGGCGGTGAGCGACGCCCAGGTGGCGATCCCGGCAAATTTCAATAAGGCCCCCGCCCCGACCCCCGACGGTGAGAAGCTGACCCAACTGGGCGATGGCGTGTATCTTCTCGAAAACGCGGCCCTCAACTACAACACCCTGTTCGTCGCTTTCGAGGAGTACGTTCTGGTGGTGGACGCCCCCGAGCCGCTGCCCTACTCGGCCCACACCAGCAGGGTCATCGAGCGGATCAAAAAGACCGTTCCGGGCAAACCAATCCAATATCTGGTGCTTACCCACCACCACGCCGATCATACCGGGGGCGTGCGGACCTATATTGCCGAGGGCACCACGGTCGTCACCACTCCGGGTAACCGGGGGGCGATCGAAAAGCTGATGGCCGGCCGCTACACCATTGCACCGGATGAGTTTGCCAGGAAGCCCCAACCGCTCAAACTCGAAACGATCGAAGGCAAAAAGCGGGTATTCCGAGACGGCAAGCGCATCGTCGAATTCTACGACATCGGTCCCAACCCCCATGCCCAGGAGATGGTCGTAGCCTGGCTACCCAAAGAAAAAATTCTCTTTCAGGCCGATCTCATCAACGTCAATGCGGGGGGCACCGTTCCCCCCGCCCAGGAGGCGACCATCAGCCTTGCCCAGAGGCTGGCACAGTTGGGGATCACCCCAGAGCGCATCGCCTGTGTGCATGGGCGGACGATCACCGCCCAGGAACTGCGCGCTTCCCTTGTCCAGGCGCGTGACGACGGTTGA
- a CDS encoding M15 family metallopeptidase — protein sequence MELPPALLRFEPHPYIALGAPYGRISPFCLRSGVVERLLEAQRILQTNDSDLWLIIFDAYRPIAVQQFMVDWTFADLLSHFGLDAQRLTAQQRSELVEQVHRFWAEPSLDPATPPPHSTGAAVDLTLADTSGKPVAMGGEIDEISERSSPDHYFEDPTEIGRRFHYYRARLRTAMEEAGFQQHPGEWWHFSYGDQLWAFYQQHPTAIYGQAQ from the coding sequence GTGGAGTTGCCGCCCGCTCTGCTGCGCTTCGAGCCTCACCCCTACATCGCCCTCGGTGCTCCCTACGGCCGGATTTCGCCGTTTTGTCTGCGATCGGGTGTGGTCGAGCGTTTGCTGGAGGCGCAGCGCATTTTGCAGACAAACGATTCGGACCTGTGGTTGATCATCTTCGATGCCTACCGGCCCATCGCTGTGCAGCAGTTCATGGTCGATTGGACTTTCGCGGATCTGCTGTCCCATTTCGGATTGGACGCGCAAAGGCTGACTGCTCAACAGCGCTCGGAACTTGTCGAGCAAGTGCACCGCTTCTGGGCCGAACCGAGCCTCGATCCGGCCACTCCCCCGCCCCATAGCACCGGAGCTGCGGTGGATCTGACCCTGGCCGATACGTCTGGAAAACCCGTGGCCATGGGTGGAGAAATCGACGAGATTTCCGAGCGCTCTTCTCCTGACCACTACTTTGAAGACCCGACTGAGATCGGGCGGCGATTTCACTACTACCGCGCCAGACTGCGCACGGCCATGGAGGAAGCCGGTTTTCAGCAACATCCTGGGGAGTGGTGGCATTTTTCTTATGGCGATCAGCTCTGGGCTTTTTACCAGCAGCACCCGACAGCAATTTACGGGCAAGCACAGTAA